In Vigna angularis cultivar LongXiaoDou No.4 chromosome 8, ASM1680809v1, whole genome shotgun sequence, the DNA window tcattctttattgTTATGCTCAAAACAACCGCAAATAAATGGTACTTTTAATAGGGTGGGTTTGGGTGGttgaatttagttttaataGGATTTTGGAAGGTAACCTGAAGGTGTAATGAGTAATAATAGAGATTGAAGGATTGgaaaaatcaatttcaaaactGTTAATAccaatttcatgaaaaaaagttatattaatttttttaaaataaaataaaaactaaattaaaaataaaaaataagatatcaAAGGGGAAAAAGAaacttgaaattattttaagtttcaCATCATATTCAAACTTTCGATGTGAAAATACATGGGACCAGAACAAATAGCATGTTTAGATCGACATCCCACATGTGTtttttcacttatatatataagcTACGTAAtccacttttctttctttttattttttattttatcttattgaAAATATACAACATGAAACAGAATTAATCAATGGCTCTATgattaactctttttttttctacatatGATGTGCTGAATTAAACCTAACATTTGAAAGCTTTGAAAATAGCATTGAATTTCACCTAAcatttgaaagttttaaaaataggATATCAATTCACTTTAATCCATATGTTTGCTTTGTATTTAGGGTATATTTTGTAGttgctttatttgttttttttgtaatttatttaggTATATTGTTTCTCTTTTGATTATGCCCTATGCACGTTTTGAGGATAgtgtgtatatatttttattaatatttattccgttacttgttaatttttattagattattattaaaatattaaatatatagaatgttataatatattgaaatacTTTACCTAATATCTTTTAGTAAGAtattcaaatacaaaataatattattaatatatatactaGGGATTGATTTACTTCAACAATAACTTAAATTACTTTTACTCTCAACTTTTTTacagattattttttaatcaataaattataGATTTACATTAATAGAAATTGATGgaccaaaatcaaacaaactGACAGATTTTCCACTTTAATAGAAATTGAAACCAAAAATCAAGTACAAACAAACCACTTTTACAACAAACAATATCAGTTTTGAATCGTCAGCAGTGAGTTTCTCTGCagacaaaagaaatataagtgaaaaaaatggagaatcttgaaaaaaaagaaaaagtatactAGCAGGCACTCTTAAGGAATCTGATAAAATTACTCAAAACTAATGCATATATGTAATTTCTTAAAGACTAGCATCTCCATGGGAAGCTTGAGATTGTTGAATGAAGACCAGGATTTCTTGATGTGCGATCTGATTAAATGTTTTGTATACTTTTtaatgttaagaaataaatagaGTACCCAAATTTAAACACTAtcaaattctaaataaaaattacacaagTGTCTATGTGTTGCCATGTACCACCAAACAATTCACACCAATGTTTCAGAAATAGTtgttcaaaacataaaacatcaCCTCCTCAAATTACACGTGTAGTTCAAGAGAATCGattcacataattcatacaaCAATGATATCCTAAAACTAAATGTCTGCATCAATGAGCTTTAGGCTTTTTTGTCTGACTTCCTTGAAGCCGAAATGCTGCACAGATCTTCCTCCAACAGCGGACGGCAATGATAGAGGGTATTACAATCCAAGAGAAATTTGCTCCAATATAGTATGCATAATAGTAAAATGTGTTGCTAGAAAAATTATCACCTTCCAAAATAGCTGTGATGTAATAGACAGCCGTTCCATATAATTGACCCAAAGAAATGGCAAACTGAAGTATGTAGCTGTATGACTTTCCCGTAGCTATTGCATATCTGGAGAAATGAAAAACAAGAGCAGATGAAACATTCAATCCAATGTAAACTTACTACAGCAACAGGTGTTTGTCTTGTTAGATGTTATTGGAAACAGAAATCAGTCACTCAGTTAATGAAGATTCTCTATCGGCAGAGTCACAACTATAGTTATCTTAGTAGAATCTTTTGTTCTTTAGGTTCAACTTACACTGCTAGGAGGCTAGCTGGACCCTCCAAAACAGCTGTTATTCCTTCAACAGTAACTACTCCTGCATCCCTTCCTGCATACCTTGAATCCCCTTTGCTATATTCCTTCCCTGTTCATTAGAAAACTTCCATCAGCTAAAAGAATGCAAATACCTTAAAGGGAAATCCAAATTTCAATTTGTATACATTTCTGACAAATGCTAAAGAAACTTACAAACTTCAGCCAGGTAGAAGCCACTCTTATCCTTGAAAAACTCAGGTGAGAAAACAAAATAGCCCTCAAGAATCATGTGTGTAAGACCTGTGAAGGCCCACCAGCACATCAGCACTCTGTCAACTTTCCTTTTCTTAAGACCTCCTgaacaaaatacaaaatcatctaaacacaatcAGAAAACCTACTACCACCATTCCCACAACCTGATCACAGAAATTCAAATAACAATCATAGTGGAAAGCACGGACATCCTAAACATACCACTCATATCAATTTCACTCTCCAATACATTATACTTTCCAATGTCCTTGTTGGTCAGGACAAAACTTAGATGCAATTTTTTAAGTGCATTTGGTACTGTTCTCCAATTACATGACAGATCTTTATTACTTGGATTACTAAGATAAAACTTTTATTGTAAATCTCCACCAAAAGCACATATAATTTTGTTCTACTACACAGTTAGCCACTACGAAAGTGGGTTTGACAATAAAGGACTATAACTAGTTTCAGAGACAATACATGGTAAACCGGTAACAACTACTTTTGGATTGTATTATATTGATACCAAAGCAcattattaaacaataaatCAGAAGCATAGCAAATGCAAATCAAGAttggaaaacaaaaaagaaaacagatcTATTCAATTTGGGAGACACTGCACATTCGTAACAGAGAGAAACAATGTTTGACAGATGCAAATAGATTGGAAGACACTGCACATTGGTAACATAGAGAAGCAAATGTTTGACTGAAGACACTGCACATTGGTAAGATAGAGAGGCAATATTTGACAGATGCAAATAGATTGGAAGACACTGCACAGAGAAGTAAATGTTTGACAGATGCAAATCAAGATTGGAAGACACTGCACAGAGAAGCAAATGTTTGAAAGATGCAAATCAAGATTGGAAGATACAGCAATGGTAACATAGAAGAAAATGCTTGACAGATTATTTTAATCCTGACTACTTCAAATCAAAAGAGGGTAAAAAAGCAATCTTTTCAATTGTGGCACTTGAAACATGTGAAATATCTAACCCCCAGTTTCTCAGTAACactcaaaatcaaattttgaaaagcaACCAACACTAAATACACAAACTTTAGCCGAAATGAAATGTTTCGAACAAagggtttttaatttaaaaaaaacaatgaccCATCATGGTGACAAAAACCTCACCAGACACACACCCCACACAGAGATTTAAAATCTGTGAAGGAAAACAATTGAAATAAGAATGTTTAAAATAAGATGATGGGTTCTGAAAATGTGGGAAGAAAGTGTTGAAACCTGAGAAAATCCAGATGAGAGAGACGATGAGCAACGAGGAGAAGGCGAAGACAGAGATAATGTTGGACATGGAAAGGTAGCAGGGAGAGTAATCGGGTAGGTGCAAATCGAGTGGGACATAGGGGTGACCCTGCGAGACTAGGGATGgatccatcttcttcttcttctgcttctccTGGCGTCGCAATGGGTATAGAGACTGCTTAGTGTTGACTGATGAGTTGGACAGAGAGTGTGTGAAAGGAGATAAGGGATGTGATGTGACACAATACTTCTTTCATCTTACGTTAATTCAATCTTCTACATTTGTATTTGGAATTTTCGATgatattttatagatatttttaaataaataaactcattatagtgaataaatatttttactaatagcatttttttaaaaaaaaattacagttttCATATACtttaattcttaaattgtaaaaatagattattataatcattttagTTCCTCTCTTGAtaagaaaacagtaaaaaattatatgcttagataactatttttaaaatcgaGATTGTGAGATATATACTGTATATAGTTATgcaaagaataattttttttcatgtaaaaaaaatcataattgagtataaattttaagaaagaagTATATACATCAATtgaaacaatttcttttattattattttaacaacaattatattttagtttgacaatgaaaaagaaggaaatattgttttaataagtTGTATACAATAATAAAGATGATAGAGAATTAGGATATTTAATATGATACAATTCATGAGAGAGGAAGACAGAAAGTTATATTATTGTTTAGGAaatgttcattttaaatatgtaataattaatgttgctgattaaaataatataagttcATATAACTAacatattttctaaaaacaaaaatactttttttatttgttatgtttacatttttaaacacaaaaaaaaatgttttagaattTCTAACGTCTTTATAAGAaagcaaaaatatttatttgaaaaataaatgctacaaaaagttttcaaagtgagagaaaaaaactCAATCGAAGTATCGACTTTATATTTCAATTACTTTTTTGTAAAATCTTTAGATGTTtagaatttgattatttaataattgatatactggactgtttatttttttatttcaatttgttgCTTTTTCagataatttaagtttttttttcacatttattttttaacaatattaaaataaaagacaatcgactaaaaagaaaaagaaaccctacaacaatattaaaattatttattatttaattattatttttgtatcaaataaattatcaattatatttctataatatttatagacattctttaaataaagtaaaacttCATAATGATTtaacatcaaaattaattataaaattttataaaatgtaatgtttattaattatgtttaatcatTGTCCTACTCATGCATGGAAGATTGAGATTAAcaatgattttatttcaattacttttgTAATAAATGAATCCCTACTCATATTTTATACaatgaaattacaaaaataatagcGGAGTAGTTTATCCTATATGTTATAATTGAGTTAACATCTTAAATAGGATGAATTGGAAAATATGTTGATTaagtagaaaattaaaacaaaaatgtaactACATCTATGATAGTAATTGAATTACTAAAAATAGATGATTGCAAATTTTACCTCaaagttaaaatttgaaattttttatatcaaatatatgtCTATTAAAGGTTTGACTGATATTAGTTTGAAATTGTATAATTTGttaagattaattaaattatttaaaattaaataagtttaaattacatttaaaaataacaatttgaaaatattcatatttttaaattcatgttttcttttatttaaaatttgttgagaactttataaattacaatttgTTGTTAATTTTCCTTTGATATTAGTTAGAATAATTTTTGagagactttttttttctagatattacttttttttctaatataaacTGAAAAAAGTAGAAGAGAATACTTAATTAGGTGTAATAGTCCCCCTTTGCTTTGCTGTACCCACACAAATATATTGTTTACCGGATCATGGGTTTTTCTAGGTGcatcattattaattatgttaattataatGTATTCTTGTGAGAAAAATGGTTAATTTTATGGAAAGGGTATGATGTTAGTGGGATCTTAATCGTGGTTTACGTACATGTGATAAAATCTtacttgaatatttttaatagttaaaataaaattttttgcAACTTAAAAGAGAGAGATTCACTTGCAAAAATCTCTTGTCAAgttataaaaaagtttgaatCTTTTATAAATAGTAAACAGTATCAGGGATtattaaataagtattttttagataatattaGTTGTATGTATAAGATCAACATTAATTGtacttataataaatatataataacataatagttaataataacataataatacatcatcataaaaaataataactataatatcaAACTGTCGAGATTAATTATGATATGTGGATATTATCCTAAAGGTAGGTTTAAACTCTTTCAAAATGAAGAGACTTCATGTGCCTTACATACTCTTTAGTATGTctatatattgaaatttatagGCTGTGTTCACTTGGAGGAGATGATTTAGGGGAGAGTGAGAGGATGAATTTgaggataaattttttgttgtttatttgaatggatttggaggtaattgagtgtggatttgaaagtaaagtttgtgagaattagagtaggatttgattgatgtgatagataaaaaaatttgtttaattgatagaaattaaagattaccaaaatgcccttagttattaaagtaatacaaaatgataattgttaattttatatttaattctaaaaatatttataagagaaaaaaaattaatttttaaaatgtaataaaaatagtaatttagtaaattgaaataataataataataattattattattaatatatttttttattaatatttttttattttaataataatattattattattattatttttattatatttaatattattattatatttattattattattattattaaagatgAGAAACACTGGGTTTAACACCTCAACGTGAATTGGCAAGGGAGGGTAGATACGAGAATTTCTCATAAATCCCTCCAAATCACACCTTTCATGCAATGATCGAAGAATAAAGCAATCCCACATTTTCTCGCTCTTATTTCCTCACAAATCAATCAAAACGAAcactatttttattcttaatccGTATTCGTAAATTGGTGTAAACAGTAGTTTCCGTAGAAACGAACCGACCCATTGTAATAAGGTGAATTATGTTTTTGTcctgaaataaaaatgaaaattaaaatcatttttacaaataaaaaatacaattaattctTATGTAAGCaatactttataaaaatatatgagttaaatatatttttggttcttttaaatgaaaactgaaattagtctttttttttttttaattttagaccAATTTACTTTtccaattttaaaagttaatgaatttatttcttttaatcaaattttattaaatttatttgatattttaaataccCTTTTAACTATTATCgaacattaaatttataataaaaaataaaacaataaagaaataatctgaataagttaaattaataaattgtaaaaaaaaattaagtgcaCAGAGTAAGATAATAAGACACAAGTTGGATATTTagataagttattttaaaatgttaatataataatataataaaaaactgaaattgattaaaaaatcaCCTTATCAAATTTAGTTCCATCTACAATTTAGATTAAATGTTTTGTCAAACTTAATATACAATTCgtataattatttatacaattgaAGTCAAAGTCATTGGccgttttcttttttcattcttattctGTATTTGCCAGCAGCACATCATTCATCGGAGTTGATTACACGAACAAGTTTACTCTACCAGTCTTTGAATATCATCTGTCGCacaaaaatgttttttgtttaaCGATTAATTATTCTAGGCACTGAAGTTAAGGTTGTCATGTCCCCCCATTTTAGTGCTTAAAAATTCGGACATGCAAGAACACATTATATATGCACAGCTAATATCCATCACTGTTCACAGCTTCTTAAACCCATTGACTTTGCTTACAATTTGGCAGAATAAACTTGGTTTTGCAGAACAAAACTAGGTCTTGTGAAAGAATATGCAACCACtctaaactaatatatatagcTAAACAGCTTGACAAGagataaactaatttatattaaagtGAGTAGAACAGTATATATACTAATGGCTAGATTTAATAAAGTGTAGTGGAATTTCTAAGTCCACCCTTGCATTTCGAAAAGTTTATCACAGACAGATATACacaactcatatatatatatatataatgcaacTCTTTTCTGATAGGATAAACAACAACAGGGCCATAAGAGTGTGTGAATCAATGGAGCTTTTCCAGTGGCTATATATATGCAAGATAATGTAGTGAACTAGGAAAAAGTTGCATAGAGTTTCTAATCTTAAtctgatatataaatatattctgTGTCTGCTATATCTGCTTCAAAATGTACGAGGTAGAAGGTGAGAGAGCACAACAACGAAACAGCAATGCTCCACCAACTGGGAAATGGACAACTGGTTTATACGATTGCTTTGACGACAAAGGAAATTGTAAGTTCTCTATTCACACCGTGTCTTTTTATTACTATGTCTTTTATATTAACATTCTTCCATTTGTTTTCATGAAGGTTGTTTTACGTGGTGCTGTCCTCGTTTGGCCTTTGGTCGTAATGCGGAAATTATAGATCAAGGAAGAACATGTGAGTAAACTGAAATCTTTAAATGGTTCCACTTGGAAGTTACTTCATagtcaaaagaatattttactTAGTTTCCTAATATGTGTCGAAAATATTGATCGCAGCTGCTACAAGTGCACGTTTGATATTTTGTGGGCTTGGCTGTTTTGGATTGGGATGCTTATATTCATACAAATTCAGAATCAAGCTAAGATCTCTCTACAACTTACCTGAAGAACCATACTCAGATTGCTGCGTTCACTATTGTTGTTTAGTTTGTGCTATTTGCCAAGAGCACAGGGAACTTAAAAACCGTGGACTTGACCCCTCATTAGGTATATATAATTACTCAATCAACAACTTACGCACACATATTTGGTTTCTGGACAAGGTCCTCTAATTAGTTGCATATGTATTTTTCTAGGTTGGAAGGCAAACGAGGAAAGAATGAGAAAAGCTAACCTGGAAGCTCCACGTGTTGCATCAGCCATGACTCGTTAGATATTGATCTCCTCAACTCTACCATTCATGGACACCTTACTTCTTtctgctttttttctttttcttgattaTCTGTTTCTGCTGTTCCTTCAAAGAACTGTAGTTGGCTTTCTCCTGTGTAAAGTGTTTCCTTGATTTTGTGTTGTGTTTATTGTTTCTTGTCTTGTGAGTAAAATCAAAAGAATAATGTTATTAAACGTATTTTTAAGCACTTATCTAATTAAACtgtgaattaaatattattttttttgtataaaattgtCTTGGcaattcttttcttctttttccatttctcAGCACAACAAATCAATGGTTTTACTCttcaaaattagaaataaatcccattttttttattttgtaaaaaagtttaatatctcaaattcattttaaaaggTTGGAAACAGTTctgaaaaaaatattctaatcatcaaatattttttacttattactgaaataacctttttaatttttttaagttcacCTCTAACGCTAAGAATTCAAGATTTAACTATTAAGTCATAAAAGTTTgtcctaaaataaataaacaaacaaattaacaaataacaaaaattgagCAGCGGGGGCCCAAAGCCCAGAGTACCGACTCGGCCCAACGATTACAAGAAAGAACCTTTCTCTTTCAAAACTGCATCTGTAAATGTAAAAATTACtcatgataatgaaaaaaattgataacaaTGATACAAATTATGAACACAGCTAAATCACTGGTTATTGACCAAATAAAACTTGAATAAAAGGTATTAATTAATCTAAGCTAatattacttaatttaattaactttgcAACACATTCAGATCCGTTTTTCTCATCCCACATTACCGCGCATAAAAGTTTTCCGGTTAGGCGAATACAAAACCCGAAACCGAGACacgaaaaggagaagaagaaagtacACACGATTTCTTCAACCAATTCAGACACTGCACCACAAAATGGAGGCTCCATTAGGTGGATCCGGATCCGGACCCGAGAGGGACAAATCCACCGCTCCTCCATCCTCTTCTCCGATCTCCGTCGTCTCCGCCTTCTGGAAAGGTATCATCGAAACTTCACTTCCACGTTTTGCTCTTTCCAGTTTTCCATTAATATTCATAGCTTTCTTCTTAGTCTGTGTTTCTGTGCGCGGCAATTGACTTGGTTATCTCTAATCTATGATGCGTTGCCGCATTGTTTTAATTACTATTGTTTCGggactttatttttcttcttttcagaTTTTGAGTTGGAGAAGGAGAAAACAGTATTGGATGAGCAAGGGCTTCGAATTGCGGAGAATCAGGAGAACAGTCAGAAAAATCGACGCAAGCTTGCAGAGAACACTAGAGGTATGAGCAGTTAGTGTTTTCGTTTCTGTTTCCGAATTGTGCTAGAAATGTATTTAATAGAATTATTATTGACCTTTACTACGAAATCAGCATTTGATTTAAGCTTCAAAGTTCACAGTTCACCTTGGATAATGTATACTTACATCTTAGGGCATGTTTTCACTAAATTGGAACAACGGAAGGAGCACTGCTGCAATCTGCTTTTTTCAtgctctgtttttttttctttcttttttgtcgtttattgtTGGTGCTGTAAATATATGTATCTGAGAAACTACATATTATGCTTCTTACAGATTTCAAAAAGGCTTCTCCAGAGGATAAGTTAAGTTTGTTCAATTCCTTGCTTAAGGGGTACCAGGAAGAGGTTGATAATCTTACTAAGAGAGCCAAGTTTGGAGAAAATGCTTTTCTCAACATCTATCAAAAGCTCTATGAAGCTCCCGATCCTTATCCAGCTCTTGTATCGATTGCTGTGAGTTCTAGGATTTAGCTTACGTtccttgttctttttatttttgattgtGTTCGTACGTGAAAGAACTTGTGTAGTGTTACTGGATGAATTAAATATACATTCTTGAGTTAGTTATGTATAATGAATGAATGATTCTCTGATCCAGATATACTGATGTAATATTGCTTTTTTAACAATGAGCACTGGGCACTCCTTCCATCTTGGAATGCATGCAACTTTAACGGTGTTTCCTTGCCATGAAATCTATGCTGAGACATTATTCTGTTTCTAGTATCTCTTTTTTGCTCTGCTCATTATTGCTTTAATTAACGCATTTTCATCTTTTGACATTCAGAGAGTTTGGCAACCATACTTTCTTAGTTTGTATGTTTAATATTACCAACTTAAGTGTTcatcattaatttattatgcAATGAAACACAGTTTCATTTTTATTGCTTGCTAACTTGTGGGTACAATGCTCTTGTGCATTGGCACTTATGTTTTATGTGTGAAGGGAAAACCATGTCCATGTTTACATATGGTTGTTTATGTTCTGACATGTTTTCATTGTACAGGAGCAAGATCTCAAGTTATCTGAACTTGAATCTGAAAACCGGAAAATGAAAGTTGAGCTTGAGGAGTTCAGAACAGAGGCAACTCACTTGAAAAATCAGCAGGCTACAATACGAAGACTTGAGGAGAGAAATAGGCAATTAGAGCAACAGGTTATTAATGCTTCTGATACTGTTGTATATGGTTACGTAATGTCACAGTTCCTTTCATTTCTTGCGGAAAATAACTGTTGATGCTTTTATTTGTTGCCTCCTGTTTCCAATCTTTTATTTGTTGCCTCCTGTTTCCAATCTTTTATCAACTGGTGTGTTTTTTGGGATCCTATTTTGACTGCCTGTTTCATTTCTGTTATGAAACAACTCTCCCAAAAGCTTAAGCTTTTAGGTGAAAGCACAACAAtggtttttaatatattaaatctcTAAATCTTAACCATGTTCCTTgtctaatttaatttcttaataatttaagGATGAATAAACTTAGGTGTACTGTAACTTCAAGTATAGTATTGACTAAAGATTGCTTTACATGTGTTTTATCTAATACTGTATCCTACAACTTTCCTTAAATCTATTAGAAAAGGGGCAAAGTAGGACTTACCAAGTTGCTGATTTTGTACCCTATTTTTCAGTAAAAAGATTTTTCATGAATTGCTAATTTGTCAATTTGAGATGCATTTCCATGTTTCATGCCTGTTTTATGCATATATGGTGCAAACAAGTGAACTTGGGATGCATTTGCATGTTCCACACCGGTTTATTATCTTGACATAACTGAATTCAATTCCCTACGATCAAATTGATAAAGTTCCTTTCAATCTGTATATTTATATCTTGTGGTTTTACGACATTTGCTATCATTGGAGTGCTCTAGATCCCCAATATCTTTAAATTTCAATCACAAATTAGACCTAGTTTTCTTTCATGATTTTTAATTAGTCATTTGAATTTATGTGAATTAGATGGAAGAGAAAGTGAAAGAAATTGTGGAGATTAAACAACGCAGTCTGGCCGAAGAAAACCAGAAAACATTGgaagttttgaaagaaaggTATCCTTCAATCTTTTCTGCTATGGAGAATTGTTTGTTTGTGCAGTTTAGTACATGCAACAACTGCATTAGGGGACCATTGAAAAAAGAGAGGGGAAGTATGGGATTGGCACCATGTGTGAGCCAAATAAACACTGGCTCCAAGTACTACTTGTACACATGGCAAGGTGGGAGgaagaaacaaaatttgttaGGAGTGTGAAGTATAAGAAGGTCTGCCAGGGAAAGGAGGGGCAAGCAAGGACCTATTGGGAGATTGGATGGATGTTAAGGTCTCTTGCATGACCTtgactttctttttttattcctttctgTGTGTACGTTTTCCGTTAGCTTTCAGTTTTCTGTGAGTGAGGGAGAGTCCATGTTTTGTGAGTTCTGTTTATGCTATTTGGAATTATTCCTCTTTTTCTACATTCAAATATGAAATGCCTAGGTTCCCATTAGTTTGTCCCTCTTGTTCTGTACAGACTGACTATTACTACTGTATCAGAAGTGTCCTCTGCTTTGGCATTGCTTACCTAGTATGATGATCTCTTTTTTGTATGCAGGGAACAAGCACTACAAGACCAGTTACAGCATGCCAAAGACAGTGTTTCTAATATGCAGAAATTGCATGAAATTGCCCAAAACCAGTTGTTTGAACTCCGTGCCCAATCTGGTAATCTAATAGTTTTCACTGCAATTTTAGTTGTATACTTCACTGGAATCAATGTAACATTGGTTCTTTCATTACTTTATAATCTGCGGATTAAGAGTTAAGACTGTGATTCTCCTGATATTATCTAATATTAAGACCATGATTCTCCTGTGTTCTTGAAAACTACAGAGGAAGAGAGGGCAGCTAAGCAATCGGAGGTTACACTTctaatggatgaagtggagcgTGCACAAACAATGCTTCTTAGTTTAGAAAGAGAGAAGGTGcaatttacaaacttttatttcaattatttgttttagaagTTATGAAATAGTATGGTGCACTTCCTTGGATCTATCCCGTTTGATAAAATTCTTCAATTTTTGCTGCTTTCTCTCTGTTTGTTTTAGAAGGTATGAAATAGTATTGTGCACTTCCTTTAGATCTATTTAATTGTTCTTTTGAAAAAATAGCTTTTATAGAGCCTAGTAATAGGTTTTATAGAGCATAGTGGCAGAGTTTGGTCCATGGTGCAAACTTTTCCTAGTGAGATAAGGCTTGAgtttttttgtattcttttttgTTCCACATTAGGTGCTCTGTTATGTTGTAATTGTTTGTTGCTTTTATCCTTCAAAAAATATGTCACTGCTGCAATCAATTCATGCTCCATATACATCTTAACTACATAGCTGGGAGTCTCTTACAA includes these proteins:
- the LOC108344937 gene encoding probable 3-beta-hydroxysteroid-Delta(8),Delta(7)-isomerase, which translates into the protein MDPSLVSQGHPYVPLDLHLPDYSPCYLSMSNIISVFAFSSLLIVSLIWIFSGGLKKRKVDRVLMCWWAFTGLTHMILEGYFVFSPEFFKDKSGFYLAEVWKEYSKGDSRYAGRDAGVVTVEGITAVLEGPASLLAVYAIATGKSYSYILQFAISLGQLYGTAVYYITAILEGDNFSSNTFYYYAYYIGANFSWIVIPSIIAVRCWRKICAAFRLQGSQTKKPKAH
- the LOC108345464 gene encoding protein PLANT CADMIUM RESISTANCE 7; the protein is MYEVEGERAQQRNSNAPPTGKWTTGLYDCFDDKGNCCFTWCCPRLAFGRNAEIIDQGRTSATSARLIFCGLGCFGLGCLYSYKFRIKLRSLYNLPEEPYSDCCVHYCCLVCAICQEHRELKNRGLDPSLGWKANEERMRKANLEAPRVASAMTR